The following are from one region of the Gemmatimonadaceae bacterium genome:
- a CDS encoding pyridoxine 5'-phosphate synthase translates to MRPYQRLYVNIDHVATVRQARHSLEPDPVAAALLCEQAGADGITAHLREDRRHIQDDDVLRLAATITTVLNLECAATGEMLALAERLRPFAVTLVPERRAEVTTEGGLDVTHGAAGLRDALERLKRAGVKSSLFIDADPEAVRRSADLGADAIELHTGPYAHAPTSPRTLAALADSAALGASLGLKVHAGHGLSTQNVALVAAIPEIEELNIGHAIVGRALFVGIGDAVREIRREMDRARTERR, encoded by the coding sequence ATGCGTCCCTACCAGCGGCTGTACGTGAACATCGATCACGTCGCCACCGTGCGTCAGGCCCGACACAGTCTCGAACCGGATCCGGTGGCGGCTGCCCTGCTCTGCGAGCAGGCCGGCGCTGACGGCATCACCGCACATCTTCGCGAGGATCGTCGCCACATCCAAGACGACGACGTTCTGCGGCTGGCCGCAACTATCACAACGGTTCTCAATCTGGAGTGCGCGGCCACCGGGGAGATGCTGGCGCTGGCCGAACGCCTCCGCCCGTTTGCGGTGACCCTGGTACCCGAGCGGCGCGCGGAAGTGACCACCGAGGGCGGACTCGACGTGACGCATGGTGCGGCCGGACTCCGCGACGCGCTGGAACGGCTGAAACGTGCCGGGGTCAAGAGCAGTCTGTTCATTGACGCCGACCCCGAGGCCGTGCGTCGATCGGCCGATCTGGGGGCGGATGCGATCGAACTGCACACCGGCCCCTATGCGCACGCTCCGACCAGTCCGCGAACCCTTGCGGCGCTGGCCGACAGCGCGGCGCTGGGTGCGTCACTGGGGCTCAAGGTACACGCCGGGCACGGACTGTCGACGCAGAATGTGGCCTTGGTGGCGGCCATCCCCGAGATCGAAGAGCTGAACATCGGGCATGCGATTGTGGGGCGGGCGCTGTTCGTGGGAATCGGAGACGCGGTCCGGGAGATCCGGCGCGAAATGGACCGTGCGAGGACGGAGAGGCGATGA
- a CDS encoding asparagine synthetase B, whose protein sequence is MTLALAQIPTVARAQNLLIPMDDAQRNHLKAYGVTFLALKTGQKAEWLLNYRGGAFLLPDAPDLRRRAALDGVSVELLTDGAVASARAEIAGGNMDAVVLERAPKIAIYRPANQPPWDDAVTLALQYAGIDFTSVWDDDVVKGDLSKYDWVHLHHEDFTGQFNKLYLAYRDAPWFVAQRERDLLTARKFGYDNVPALKKAVADGIRGFVDRGGFLFAMCGATESLDLAIAAFTVDIAGPFSDGTPPAPDADAKMVWTRALAFTGAHVEPSPYINALSDIDGHQVNVPARRQPLGAFSLFGFSAKLDPVATMLVQDHRSVVPDFYGVTTSFNKAVLKPGVTVLASEDGAPWVKYIHGDYGKGSWTFLGGHDPEDAQHAIGSAPTDLSLHPNSPGYRLILNNVLFPAAKKKPRKT, encoded by the coding sequence ATGACGTTGGCACTGGCGCAGATTCCAACCGTGGCACGGGCGCAGAATCTGCTCATCCCCATGGATGACGCCCAGCGCAATCATCTCAAGGCATACGGGGTGACGTTTCTCGCGCTGAAGACGGGACAGAAAGCGGAGTGGCTGCTCAACTATCGTGGCGGTGCATTCCTGCTGCCCGACGCACCCGACCTGCGTCGTCGCGCCGCGCTGGACGGTGTCAGCGTGGAGTTGCTCACCGACGGCGCCGTGGCGAGCGCGCGCGCCGAGATTGCCGGTGGCAACATGGACGCCGTCGTGCTTGAGCGCGCACCCAAGATTGCGATCTACCGGCCGGCCAATCAGCCGCCGTGGGATGACGCGGTCACGCTGGCCCTGCAGTATGCGGGCATCGACTTCACGTCGGTCTGGGATGACGACGTGGTGAAGGGCGACCTGTCCAAGTACGACTGGGTGCATCTGCATCACGAAGACTTCACGGGCCAGTTCAACAAGCTGTATCTCGCCTATCGCGATGCGCCGTGGTTCGTGGCGCAGCGTGAGCGGGATTTGCTGACCGCGCGGAAGTTCGGCTATGACAATGTCCCGGCGCTCAAGAAGGCCGTCGCGGATGGCATCCGGGGATTTGTCGATCGTGGTGGATTCCTGTTTGCGATGTGCGGTGCCACCGAGTCACTGGACCTGGCCATCGCGGCGTTCACGGTGGATATCGCCGGTCCGTTTTCCGATGGGACACCGCCCGCCCCCGATGCCGATGCCAAGATGGTGTGGACGCGCGCGCTCGCCTTCACCGGCGCGCACGTCGAGCCGTCGCCGTACATCAATGCGCTCAGCGACATTGACGGCCATCAGGTCAATGTCCCGGCACGTCGACAGCCGCTGGGCGCGTTCTCATTGTTCGGCTTCTCCGCGAAGTTGGATCCGGTGGCCACCATGTTGGTGCAGGACCATCGATCCGTCGTGCCCGACTTCTATGGCGTCACCACCAGTTTCAACAAGGCGGTGCTCAAGCCGGGGGTGACCGTGCTGGCATCCGAAGATGGTGCGCCGTGGGTCAAGTACATTCACGGTGATTACGGCAAGGGATCGTGGACCTTCCTTGGCGGACACGATCCCGAGGATGCGCAGCATGCCATTGGCAGCGCGCCCACCGACTTGTCGCTGCACCCCAACTCGCCGGGATATCGCCTGATCCTCAACAACGTGCTGTTCCCCGCCGCGAAGAAGAAGCCGCGCAAGACGTGA
- a CDS encoding Hpt domain-containing protein, which translates to MSAPQALIEFFQKEATEYLDRLDQLLSSAESATPDAATFLTHARALRGSATMTRLEGLPDLASTIERIATGLRDGELRWDQRLHFAVHGALVELRALVQRAQSWGEAEQRRSRTQSVTLAAVAAGYLATSAPPASPASQVIPISRFFPEDGLPAILQRNPEPPITLAQRFRNDIAAAADGVAREGQALATSAAGPSQLALSDGLRRGLLGLSDVADSYGAASIASLATKMARAPLSNSSERAAIQGFAHLLMDRELTDTELAARVKDANIIWAGAPPVEAPQIVPIESLLFRGHSAITRARKVRDELKVLWNRGSLAEPSAHALFEELSDLLDLAVTT; encoded by the coding sequence ATGAGCGCACCACAGGCCCTGATCGAGTTCTTTCAGAAGGAAGCGACCGAGTATCTCGATCGCCTCGACCAGTTGCTGTCCAGCGCCGAATCGGCGACGCCGGACGCGGCGACGTTTCTGACGCATGCGCGCGCCCTCCGTGGCAGTGCCACGATGACACGTCTCGAAGGCCTGCCCGACCTGGCATCGACCATCGAGCGGATCGCGACCGGCCTTCGTGACGGTGAGTTGCGTTGGGATCAGCGTCTGCACTTCGCCGTGCACGGCGCCCTCGTGGAATTGCGGGCGCTGGTGCAGCGCGCCCAGTCGTGGGGTGAAGCCGAACAGCGACGCAGTCGGACGCAGTCCGTGACACTGGCCGCTGTGGCGGCCGGCTATCTGGCCACGTCGGCGCCCCCCGCGTCGCCGGCCAGTCAGGTGATTCCGATTTCGCGGTTCTTTCCGGAAGATGGTTTGCCGGCCATTCTGCAGCGCAATCCGGAACCGCCCATTACGCTGGCCCAGCGATTCCGCAACGACATTGCCGCGGCCGCCGACGGGGTCGCCCGCGAAGGCCAGGCGCTGGCCACGAGTGCCGCCGGCCCATCGCAGCTGGCACTGTCTGACGGATTGCGACGCGGGTTGCTGGGACTCAGTGACGTGGCGGACAGCTATGGCGCCGCCAGCATCGCGTCGCTGGCCACCAAGATGGCCCGCGCACCGCTGTCGAACAGCAGCGAACGCGCCGCCATTCAGGGGTTCGCCCATCTGCTGATGGATCGCGAACTCACCGATACCGAGTTGGCGGCCAGGGTCAAGGACGCCAACATCATCTGGGCCGGCGCACCGCCGGTTGAAGCGCCGCAGATCGTACCCATCGAGTCGCTGCTCTTTCGCGGGCACTCGGCCATCACGCGCGCGCGCAAGGTTCGTGACGAACTCAAGGTGCTCTGGAATCGCGGTTCACTGGCCGAACCCTCGGCCCACGCGCTGTTCGAAGAGCTGAGCGACCTACTGGACCTGGCGGTCACCACGTGA
- a CDS encoding DUF4159 domain-containing protein — protein sequence MRSLSQRSRSILMCAALTVSALAAAPLVHHREVAGPGRLAIARLQYEGGGDWYANPSSIPNLLAAIAERTALPVERTEGHVKLTDSALFDFPFLHVTGHGEIKFSYAEAVQLPVYLNRGGFLHVDDNYGLDESFRREIKRVFPDRPLVEVPSTHPIYRLVYEFPKGPPKVHEHDGKPAQGFGIFIGNRLAVYYTYSADLGNGWEDVGTYPDPPALHEQALQMGINLFTYAITSRVTP from the coding sequence ATGCGGTCATTGTCGCAGCGGTCCCGGTCCATCCTGATGTGCGCTGCGCTCACCGTGTCGGCGCTCGCGGCGGCGCCGTTGGTGCACCACCGCGAGGTCGCGGGCCCAGGCCGCCTCGCCATCGCCCGCCTGCAGTACGAAGGCGGCGGTGATTGGTACGCGAACCCGTCCAGCATCCCCAACCTGCTCGCGGCCATCGCGGAGCGCACCGCACTGCCGGTGGAGCGCACGGAAGGCCATGTCAAACTCACCGATTCGGCGCTCTTTGATTTTCCGTTCCTGCATGTCACGGGGCACGGCGAGATCAAGTTCAGCTATGCCGAGGCGGTCCAGCTGCCCGTGTATCTCAATCGCGGCGGCTTCCTGCATGTCGATGACAACTACGGACTCGACGAAAGCTTTCGGCGGGAGATCAAGCGCGTCTTTCCCGATCGGCCATTGGTCGAGGTGCCATCCACGCACCCCATCTATCGACTGGTGTATGAATTCCCGAAAGGGCCGCCCAAGGTGCACGAACACGACGGCAAGCCCGCACAGGGGTTCGGGATATTCATCGGCAATCGATTGGCCGTGTATTACACCTACTCGGCCGATCTCGGGAACGGGTGGGAAGATGTCGGGACCTATCCCGATCCTCCCGCGTTGCACGAGCAGGCGCTGCAGATGGGCATCAATCTCTTCACCTACGCCATCACCAGTCGGGTAACGCCATGA
- the rsmI gene encoding 16S rRNA (cytidine(1402)-2'-O)-methyltransferase, whose protein sequence is MLKGVAAICCEDTRHAHILLQRYGIRTPTLALHEHNEAQATPRLLDRLRSGEALALISDAGTPLVSDPGARLVAAAVDAGIRVIPVPGASATLAALVASGIVPHPCTILGFLARKGSERRAQIEMAIGLPHAVVLFESANRLVETLHDLAQAAAGPRQVAVARELTKHYEEVRRGTLLEVAAYYEETPPRGEIVIVLAGATLVVPSEDGLRATAEALRADGVRPREIVQRLVEEHGASRNLAYRLAHDT, encoded by the coding sequence GTGCTGAAGGGGGTGGCGGCGATCTGCTGTGAGGACACCCGGCACGCCCACATCCTGCTGCAGCGCTATGGGATTCGCACACCGACGCTGGCCCTGCACGAACACAACGAGGCGCAGGCCACGCCCCGGCTGCTCGATCGCTTGCGAAGCGGCGAGGCGCTGGCCCTCATTTCGGACGCCGGGACGCCTCTGGTCTCGGATCCCGGCGCGCGCCTGGTCGCCGCCGCAGTGGACGCGGGAATCCGCGTCATTCCGGTTCCCGGGGCCTCAGCCACTCTGGCGGCACTGGTGGCCTCTGGCATCGTCCCGCACCCGTGCACCATTCTGGGATTTCTGGCGCGAAAGGGCAGTGAACGCCGAGCCCAAATCGAAATGGCCATCGGCCTGCCACACGCGGTGGTCCTCTTCGAGAGCGCCAATCGTCTCGTCGAGACGCTGCACGACCTGGCCCAAGCCGCCGCTGGTCCCCGACAGGTTGCGGTCGCCCGCGAATTGACCAAGCATTACGAGGAAGTCCGACGCGGAACGCTCCTTGAGGTCGCCGCGTATTATGAAGAGACGCCGCCACGGGGAGAAATCGTGATCGTGCTGGCGGGCGCGACGCTTGTGGTTCCTTCCGAAGACGGACTCCGTGCGACCGCCGAGGCGTTACGTGCCGACGGCGTCCGGCCGCGCGAGATCGTGCAACGGCTGGTGGAAGAACACGGTGCCAGCCGCAACCTTGCCTACCGACTCGCCCACGATACCTGA
- a CDS encoding flippase-like domain-containing protein has translation MKLDWKSALGIALSGAMLWWTLRGQSVSAVWDVLRHSNVLLLLFAVAVGTSIFPIRARRWRTILEPVAGFIPFGPLWRSTAIGMMMNNVFPFRAGEFARAYALTREVPRVRITTALGSLAVDRIFDAIVLLALMFGAMLDPAFPPGVKILGSTVPQLAAGGITLVVGLLTVCYFMVLQHQRVMQFVGWVARRVLPRHEAVLVKFVEHGVGGLAVLKDSRRFLAVFFWAALHWLVHALGLYLAFIAVGIEAPFTAALFLQGVLGIGVSIPSSPGFFGVFELLSTVGLAVYGVPKELAVSWAIGYHILSFIPITVMGGVYFARLGLSVGAVAGAKEAAPA, from the coding sequence GTGAAGCTGGATTGGAAGAGTGCCCTGGGCATCGCGCTGAGCGGCGCGATGCTGTGGTGGACGTTGCGCGGTCAGTCGGTGTCCGCGGTGTGGGATGTGCTGCGGCATTCCAATGTGCTGTTGCTGCTGTTCGCGGTGGCGGTGGGCACCAGCATCTTCCCGATTCGCGCGCGTCGCTGGCGCACCATTCTCGAACCGGTGGCGGGGTTCATTCCGTTTGGCCCGCTGTGGCGAAGCACCGCCATCGGCATGATGATGAACAACGTCTTTCCGTTTCGCGCCGGTGAGTTTGCGCGTGCCTATGCGCTCACGCGCGAAGTGCCGCGGGTGCGAATTACCACCGCACTGGGTTCGCTGGCCGTCGATCGAATATTTGACGCCATAGTGTTGCTGGCGCTGATGTTCGGTGCCATGCTCGATCCGGCGTTTCCGCCTGGTGTGAAGATCCTGGGCAGCACCGTGCCGCAATTGGCGGCCGGCGGGATCACGCTGGTGGTGGGGTTGCTGACGGTCTGCTATTTCATGGTGCTGCAGCATCAGCGCGTGATGCAGTTTGTGGGATGGGTCGCGCGCCGCGTGCTGCCCCGGCACGAAGCGGTGCTGGTGAAGTTCGTGGAGCACGGGGTGGGCGGATTGGCGGTGCTCAAGGATTCCCGTCGGTTTCTCGCCGTGTTCTTCTGGGCGGCGCTGCACTGGCTGGTGCATGCGCTCGGCCTCTATCTCGCATTCATCGCCGTTGGTATCGAGGCGCCATTCACCGCCGCGCTCTTCCTGCAGGGCGTGCTGGGGATCGGCGTGTCGATTCCCAGTTCACCGGGTTTCTTTGGCGTGTTTGAATTGCTCTCCACCGTCGGGCTGGCGGTGTACGGCGTGCCCAAGGAACTCGCCGTGAGTTGGGCCATCGGCTATCACATCCTGAGTTTCATTCCGATCACGGTGATGGGCGGCGTGTATTTTGCGCGACTGGGATTGAGTGTGGGGGCGGTTGCGGGGGCGAAAGAGGCCGCGCCAGCGTGA
- the mce gene encoding methylmalonyl-CoA epimerase: MTDPIRNSGLRRGTRIAHIGIATHALDELLPFYRDILGMPEVPLDDADGAAIAGVAAGESLVELLEAKSEDSPIGKFVAKRGPGIHHVCFAVDDLDLTLARCRAAGLRLIDDTPRLGAEGKRIAFLHPSATGGVLVELSEY, translated from the coding sequence ATGACCGATCCCATCCGCAACAGCGGACTCCGCCGCGGCACGCGCATCGCCCACATCGGGATCGCGACGCATGCCCTCGACGAATTACTGCCGTTCTACCGTGATATCCTCGGAATGCCCGAGGTCCCGTTGGACGACGCCGATGGCGCCGCGATCGCAGGGGTGGCGGCCGGCGAATCGCTGGTCGAACTGCTCGAAGCCAAGTCGGAAGACTCGCCCATCGGGAAGTTCGTGGCCAAGCGCGGCCCCGGCATCCATCACGTGTGCTTCGCCGTGGACGACCTCGACTTGACGCTTGCGCGTTGCCGAGCGGCCGGACTGCGGCTTATCGACGACACGCCACGGTTGGGCGCCGAAGGCAAACGTATCGCCTTCCTGCATCCCAGTGCGACCGGTGGCGTGCTCGTCGAGCTGTCCGAATACTAG
- the trxA gene encoding thioredoxin, translating to MANAMEVGDDNFATEIEGSTGLAVVDFWATWCAPCRMIGPIVEQLAVDYAGKAKVAKLDVDNNQKTAARFNVRSIPTILFFKDGKLVDQVVGAVPRPALEAKFKEHV from the coding sequence ATGGCAAACGCGATGGAAGTGGGTGATGACAACTTTGCGACCGAGATCGAAGGATCCACGGGGCTCGCAGTCGTCGATTTTTGGGCGACATGGTGCGCGCCCTGCCGCATGATCGGACCGATCGTGGAACAGCTGGCGGTGGATTACGCCGGCAAGGCGAAGGTGGCCAAGCTCGACGTGGACAACAACCAGAAGACGGCCGCACGGTTCAATGTGCGATCGATCCCCACCATCCTGTTCTTCAAGGACGGCAAGCTGGTGGACCAGGTGGTCGGGGCGGTTCCGCGCCCGGCGCTGGAAGCGAAGTTCAAGGAGCACGTCTGA